The Roseovarius sp. EL26 genome has a window encoding:
- a CDS encoding MFS transporter yields the protein MRTLISFAALFLSIALMQLSSGGVGPLDALSGIALNFTNAQIGLLGSAHFLGFFIGCWWAPRLMGAIGHSRSFAAFNALGALGLLMHMLIIDAYAWAIMRMASGLCVAGCYTVVESWLNAKVTNDNRGRTLGMFRIVDMGASLMAQMLISVLAPAHYVSYNILTLFCCAAILPLILTRASPPSVPKAPRLRPMLAWQCSPLAAAGVVVAALSSATFRMVGPLYGQQVGLEVGQIAYFLAVFVLGGALAQYPVGWLADKFDRRKVLIGLSIAAIISCILTALSHDLSTTGVLLTAFFFGLTSFPIYSVSAAHANDFADSSQRVELSAALMFYYAVGAIASPLLASNLIEAFGPPAMFAMIAVGHGLLIIFGLSRMRARPTRGDRTRYVWSPRTSFTIGRLTSSTRDEPPEEHDKK from the coding sequence ATGCGCACGCTGATCTCCTTTGCCGCCCTCTTCCTGTCCATCGCCCTGATGCAATTGTCTTCGGGCGGCGTTGGCCCACTGGATGCGCTTTCTGGCATTGCCCTGAATTTTACAAACGCACAAATTGGTTTGCTGGGTTCCGCACACTTTTTGGGCTTTTTCATCGGCTGTTGGTGGGCACCGCGCCTGATGGGGGCCATTGGCCACTCACGCTCCTTTGCGGCCTTCAATGCGCTTGGGGCGCTTGGCCTGCTCATGCACATGCTGATTATCGATGCCTATGCCTGGGCCATAATGCGAATGGCCAGCGGGCTGTGTGTGGCTGGATGCTATACGGTGGTTGAATCCTGGCTCAACGCCAAAGTCACCAACGACAACCGCGGCCGCACTTTGGGGATGTTCCGCATCGTCGACATGGGCGCATCCCTGATGGCGCAAATGCTGATCTCGGTTCTCGCGCCAGCACATTATGTTTCCTACAACATTCTCACCCTGTTTTGTTGCGCTGCAATCCTGCCCCTGATCCTGACCCGCGCCAGCCCGCCTTCGGTGCCCAAGGCCCCCCGCCTGCGTCCCATGCTGGCATGGCAATGCTCTCCACTCGCCGCCGCGGGTGTGGTTGTCGCCGCCCTGTCAAGCGCCACCTTCCGCATGGTTGGCCCGCTTTACGGCCAACAGGTGGGACTGGAAGTCGGCCAGATCGCCTATTTCCTCGCTGTTTTCGTCTTGGGCGGTGCGCTCGCGCAATACCCTGTTGGCTGGCTGGCCGATAAATTTGATCGCCGCAAAGTGTTGATCGGCCTGTCCATTGCTGCAATCATCAGCTGCATCCTGACCGCTCTGTCGCATGACCTCAGCACCACAGGCGTACTTCTGACCGCATTCTTCTTCGGCCTCACATCTTTCCCGATTTATTCAGTCTCAGCCGCCCACGCCAACGACTTCGCCGACAGCAGTCAACGGGTGGAGCTATCCGCCGCCTTAATGTTTTACTACGCCGTCGGTGCCATCGCCTCACCTCTACTGGCCTCCAACCTGATCGAGGCGTTCGGCCCTCCCGCCATGTTTGCCATGATCGCAGTGGGCCACGGCCTGTTGATCATCTTTGGCCTCAGCCGGATGCGCGCCCGCCCTACACGCGGGGATCGCACCCGCTATGTCTGGTCGCCGCGCACCAGCTTTACCATCGGTCGCCTGACAAGCTCCACGCGCGATGAGCCTCCGGAAGAACACGACAAGAAATGA